One segment of Methanolinea mesophila DNA contains the following:
- a CDS encoding symporter small accessory protein: MLGIPDPQIWIAYLLAIGLALACIVYGLLNWNKGGE, translated from the coding sequence ATGCTCGGAATTCCCGACCCACAGATATGGATCGCCTATCTGCTTGCCATCGGGCTTGCGTTGGCATGCATAGTATACGGACTGCTCAACTGGAACAAGGGGGGTGAGTAG
- a CDS encoding DEAD/DEAH box helicase: MFERLHESLQEVLVHRLGWDDLREVQEKTYLAVAGGNDVLVIAPTAGGKTEAALIPVTDGILSGGLPGVACIYLSPLKALINDQEERFNAFSVPCGLEVAKWHGDVPKGDRSWARGEPPHFLLITPESLEVMLQEENLTSDLKSLRYVIIDEVHAFVESERGVHLKVLLDRLDRCATHDVQRIGLSATVGNPEEILSWLSGGRGGKELVRVPVPPREKHFSFVVEGDEQGRMQALAGVIAGKKAIVFVNSRKEAEEISRALKGRVEHLSVHHSSLSPQMRRTAEEAFSREGSACIISTSTLELGIDIGDLDIVVQVGNPGTVSSFLQRMGRTGRRGKPPHVACVLKDGFELLCMVAVIECASKKEVEPLIPQEKPYNVLVQQIFLETVRSRRTSKRHLLEFIRGLTPFSGIPTEDVDLLVDHLTRAGFFIRDGDLLMPGPGAEQIFGRSNWKDLYSVIRGGGEFRAVTPDGEVVGKLDSRFVAARAGESFSLGGSSWTMVKSDESHNLVVVVPGGEQKLGIFWTGTRAGISPVVCRAIQRIVARGHSSLPLPDERALDLESEIGGFPPVRSRGLHLFERPSARTTEVVVQSFRGEQYNGVLSRMLGHFLGKPARIRFSDLDVTISGLKRDDGLDRVHQALSAIKDLSPEDAGEILPLPAPDHWKFGQAIPGSMLRDMALADYYHLDLFCRSMEKEKIYLVEPGPLSP, translated from the coding sequence GTGTTTGAACGCCTCCATGAGTCGCTGCAGGAGGTGCTGGTGCACCGCCTGGGGTGGGACGACCTCCGCGAGGTGCAGGAGAAGACCTATCTCGCGGTCGCCGGGGGCAATGACGTGCTGGTTATCGCCCCCACGGCGGGGGGGAAGACCGAGGCGGCCCTCATCCCGGTTACCGACGGGATCCTCTCGGGAGGGTTGCCGGGAGTCGCCTGCATCTACCTCTCCCCGTTGAAGGCCCTTATCAACGACCAGGAAGAGCGTTTCAATGCCTTCTCTGTCCCATGCGGGCTGGAAGTTGCGAAATGGCACGGGGACGTCCCCAAGGGGGACCGTTCGTGGGCAAGGGGCGAGCCGCCGCACTTCCTGCTGATCACCCCGGAGTCGCTCGAGGTGATGCTCCAGGAAGAGAACCTTACCAGCGACCTGAAATCCCTCCGCTACGTGATCATCGACGAGGTGCACGCGTTCGTGGAGTCGGAACGCGGGGTTCACTTAAAAGTCCTCCTCGACCGCCTCGACCGGTGCGCGACCCACGACGTGCAGCGGATAGGACTTTCGGCTACGGTGGGGAATCCGGAAGAGATCCTCTCCTGGCTCTCCGGGGGACGGGGAGGAAAAGAGCTGGTGCGGGTGCCGGTTCCTCCCCGGGAGAAACACTTCTCGTTCGTGGTGGAAGGCGACGAACAGGGCCGGATGCAGGCACTCGCCGGTGTGATCGCCGGGAAAAAGGCCATCGTCTTCGTGAACAGCAGGAAGGAGGCCGAAGAGATCTCCCGGGCCCTGAAGGGGAGGGTGGAGCACCTCTCGGTCCACCACTCCTCCCTCTCCCCGCAGATGCGAAGGACCGCGGAGGAGGCCTTCTCCCGCGAGGGAAGCGCCTGCATCATCTCGACCAGCACGCTCGAGCTGGGGATCGATATCGGCGACCTGGATATCGTGGTCCAGGTGGGAAACCCCGGGACAGTCTCTTCGTTCCTGCAGCGGATGGGAAGGACCGGGAGGCGGGGGAAACCGCCTCATGTCGCGTGCGTGCTGAAAGACGGCTTCGAGCTCCTCTGTATGGTCGCGGTGATCGAGTGTGCGAGCAAAAAGGAGGTGGAACCGCTCATCCCCCAGGAGAAACCCTACAACGTGCTGGTGCAGCAGATATTCCTCGAAACGGTCCGTTCCCGCCGGACCTCGAAACGCCACCTCCTCGAATTTATCCGGGGGCTCACCCCGTTTTCAGGCATTCCGACGGAAGATGTCGATCTCCTGGTGGACCACCTGACCCGGGCGGGATTTTTCATCCGCGACGGGGACCTGCTCATGCCCGGCCCGGGAGCGGAGCAGATCTTCGGGAGGTCCAACTGGAAGGACCTTTACTCGGTGATCAGGGGAGGAGGCGAGTTCCGGGCGGTCACTCCCGACGGGGAGGTGGTGGGAAAGCTGGACTCCCGGTTCGTCGCCGCACGGGCCGGGGAGAGTTTCTCGCTCGGCGGGTCGAGCTGGACTATGGTGAAGAGTGACGAGTCCCATAACCTCGTGGTGGTGGTACCCGGCGGGGAACAGAAACTGGGGATATTCTGGACGGGGACCCGGGCGGGGATATCTCCGGTGGTCTGCCGGGCCATCCAGAGGATCGTAGCAAGGGGACATTCTTCCCTCCCGTTGCCGGACGAGCGGGCCCTTGACCTCGAGTCCGAGATCGGCGGGTTTCCACCGGTAAGGTCCCGGGGCCTCCACCTTTTCGAGAGGCCTTCCGCCAGGACCACCGAGGTGGTGGTGCAGAGTTTCCGGGGTGAGCAGTATAACGGGGTTCTTTCACGCATGCTGGGGCACTTCCTGGGAAAACCGGCGAGAATAAGATTTTCTGACCTCGACGTCACGATCTCCGGCCTGAAGCGGGATGACGGACTCGACCGGGTCCACCAGGCGCTCTCCGCGATCAAGGACTTATCCCCGGAGGACGCGGGAGAGATCCTCCCGCTCCCTGCCCCGGACCACTGGAAGTTCGGCCAGGCAATTCCCGGATCGATGCTCCGGGACATGGCGCTCGCGGATTACTACCACCTGGACCTCTTCTGCAGATCGATGGAGAAAGAAAAGATCTATCTTGTGGAGCCCGGGCCCCTTTCTCCCTGA
- a CDS encoding ABC transporter permease, producing MKYGFYTIYWRDMLRFVRFKTLLISSLVQPALWMAFFGIAMSSNFNRLTNTLPPIPGVPSVGYLTFMAAGVIAMTTLFTSLFGGIVLLFDKNWGLMREIMASPLPRDHIIVGIALSGMTKSFIQAIIIMVFGLIIGAEFFKGYTAFQTVYSILGILLFVGVFSLGFLFLSAAISISLESPEGLQGIITLLTLPIFFASNALYPISAFPEFLQVVSLANPLTYLVIGIRYFAIGGDFQSIGIQYTTTPMELLFALLVLVLFAVIMFLLAFWRFRKAVVT from the coding sequence GTGAAATACGGGTTCTACACCATATACTGGCGGGACATGCTCCGTTTCGTCCGGTTCAAGACCCTCCTGATCTCCTCGCTGGTACAGCCGGCCCTGTGGATGGCGTTTTTCGGGATCGCCATGTCGTCGAATTTCAACCGGCTCACCAATACCCTTCCCCCTATCCCCGGGGTGCCTTCGGTGGGGTACCTCACCTTCATGGCCGCCGGGGTGATCGCCATGACCACCCTGTTCACCAGCCTGTTCGGAGGGATCGTACTCCTCTTCGACAAGAACTGGGGGCTTATGCGGGAGATCATGGCGAGCCCCCTCCCCCGTGACCACATCATCGTAGGTATCGCCCTCTCCGGGATGACCAAGTCGTTCATCCAGGCGATCATCATCATGGTGTTCGGGCTGATCATCGGGGCTGAGTTCTTCAAGGGTTACACCGCGTTCCAGACGGTCTACTCCATCCTCGGGATCCTCCTCTTCGTGGGGGTCTTTTCCCTGGGCTTTCTCTTCCTTTCGGCAGCGATCTCCATCTCGCTGGAGAGCCCCGAGGGACTCCAGGGGATCATCACCCTGCTCACCCTGCCTATCTTCTTTGCGAGCAATGCCCTCTACCCGATCAGCGCCTTTCCCGAATTTCTCCAGGTGGTCTCCCTGGCAAACCCGCTCACCTACCTTGTCATCGGGATACGCTACTTCGCGATAGGCGGGGACTTCCAGTCGATAGGAATCCAGTACACCACCACCCCCATGGAACTCTTGTTCGCCCTGCTGGTGCTGGTGCTCTTCGCGGTGATCATGTTCCTTCTTGCCTTCTGGCGGTTCAGGAAAGCGGTGGTGACCTGA
- a CDS encoding ATP-binding cassette domain-containing protein produces the protein MSGHIIEVEGLRHRYNNFVAVDGISFSVDEGEIFSFLGPNGAGKSTAINVLTTLLRLQEGSASIAGYDVARSPGKVRESIGIVFQEVTLDRDMTCGEILKFHGMLYEMPRERLKKRVDELLDLVQLESKRNTLTKHLSGGMKRRLEIARGLMTRPRVLFLDEPTIGLDPQTRMRMWDYIKEVNEEGTTIFLTTHYMDEADQLSDRISIIDYGKIITTGRAWELKNTLGKDLIYLETSDNAATATLLRDMGSVKEVTPKGNGLLIMVTEDGTKLLPQMVEELRSRGVQVSTVNLKKPSMDDVFVSFTGRELRDEGAERTGSAISKAGGRSR, from the coding sequence ATGAGCGGCCACATTATCGAGGTCGAGGGCCTCCGGCACCGGTACAATAATTTCGTGGCGGTCGACGGGATCAGTTTCTCTGTCGACGAAGGAGAGATCTTCTCCTTTCTCGGGCCGAACGGGGCGGGCAAGAGCACGGCCATCAACGTGCTTACCACCCTGCTGAGACTCCAGGAAGGGTCCGCGAGCATCGCGGGGTACGATGTCGCCCGTTCGCCGGGAAAAGTGCGGGAGTCCATCGGGATTGTATTCCAGGAGGTGACGCTCGACCGGGACATGACCTGCGGGGAGATCCTGAAATTCCACGGCATGCTCTACGAGATGCCCCGCGAAAGGCTGAAAAAGCGGGTCGACGAGCTCCTCGACCTGGTCCAGCTCGAAAGCAAGCGCAACACCCTGACCAAGCACCTCTCGGGAGGTATGAAACGGAGGCTGGAGATCGCCCGGGGGCTGATGACCCGGCCGCGGGTGCTCTTCCTCGACGAACCCACGATCGGTCTTGACCCCCAGACCCGCATGAGGATGTGGGACTATATCAAGGAGGTCAACGAAGAGGGGACCACCATTTTCCTCACCACGCATTACATGGACGAGGCGGACCAGCTCTCCGACCGGATCAGCATTATCGATTACGGGAAGATCATCACTACCGGGAGAGCGTGGGAGCTGAAGAACACCCTTGGAAAGGACCTGATCTACCTCGAGACGAGTGATAATGCCGCCACCGCAACGCTTCTTAGGGATATGGGAAGCGTGAAGGAAGTCACCCCGAAAGGAAACGGGCTCTTGATAATGGTGACCGAGGACGGGACAAAACTCCTCCCCCAAATGGTCGAGGAACTGCGGAGCAGGGGGGTCCAGGTCAGCACGGTGAACCTGAAGAAACCCTCGATGGACGACGTATTTGTCTCTTTTACCGGGAGGGAACTTCGAGACGAGGGCGCTGAACGGACGGGGAGCGCCATATCGAAGGCAGGAGGGAGATCCCGGTGA
- a CDS encoding flavodoxin family protein, whose protein sequence is MKGKVLLLCGSPRPKGNTAQVTEECARVIRDQGLDAEIFSLAGKKVESCTACYRCREEGNCVLEDCVPELIEKLRDADGFIVASPVYFGTARGDVMAALQRIGLVSMSNERFLSWMVGGPIAVARRGGHTATVQEMLMFFLINEMIVPGSNYWNMVFGFAPGEVWNDEEGMETVRVFSRNVARLIGRIGGKG, encoded by the coding sequence ATGAAAGGGAAGGTACTACTCCTGTGCGGGAGCCCGCGCCCGAAGGGAAACACCGCACAGGTAACCGAAGAGTGTGCCAGGGTAATCCGCGACCAGGGACTGGATGCGGAGATCTTCTCCCTGGCAGGGAAGAAGGTCGAGTCCTGCACCGCCTGCTACCGCTGCCGGGAAGAGGGGAACTGCGTCCTCGAGGACTGCGTCCCGGAACTGATCGAAAAGCTTCGTGATGCGGACGGGTTCATCGTGGCCTCGCCGGTGTATTTCGGGACGGCCCGGGGTGACGTGATGGCCGCACTGCAGCGCATAGGCCTGGTCTCGATGTCGAACGAGCGGTTCCTGTCATGGATGGTGGGTGGTCCCATCGCCGTTGCCAGGAGGGGCGGGCATACCGCGACCGTCCAGGAGATGCTGATGTTCTTCCTGATCAACGAGATGATCGTCCCCGGGTCCAACTACTGGAACATGGTCTTTGGGTTTGCGCCCGGGGAGGTCTGGAACGACGAGGAGGGGATGGAGACCGTCCGGGTCTTTTCGCGAAACGTCGCCCGGCTCATCGGGAGGATAGGAGGAAAGGGATGA
- a CDS encoding HEAT repeat domain-containing protein, whose translation MAGTDGPDRDEKYEERLSYYLGLLASDNPGDRWRAIEVLARTGDERSIEPVIAALQDEDWRVRQKAAWALGYLGDPRALKPLQRALGDRREGVDDMIYEAMDRIKKKMADALRGQGT comes from the coding sequence ATGGCCGGAACCGACGGACCCGACAGGGATGAAAAATACGAGGAGCGGCTCTCCTACTATCTCGGTCTCCTCGCATCGGATAACCCGGGAGACCGGTGGAGAGCGATAGAAGTCCTGGCCAGGACCGGGGATGAACGGTCGATAGAGCCTGTAATCGCCGCGTTGCAGGACGAGGACTGGAGGGTCCGGCAGAAAGCCGCATGGGCGCTCGGCTATCTCGGAGACCCGCGGGCCCTGAAACCACTGCAAAGGGCGCTCGGGGACCGGAGGGAGGGGGTGGATGACATGATTTACGAAGCCATGGACCGGATCAAGAAGAAGATGGCGGATGCCCTCCGGGGGCAGGGGACGTAA
- the lysS gene encoding lysine--tRNA ligase: protein MDPDSMHLNFDQQRIEKLQEMRQAGISLFPPEFDRKETITEIKTRYSDIGHEKSEGQVTTAGRLYTVRNHGKTIFADLGDEGGRIQLYIRKNDLGDEKFAAFNSLVDRGDIIGVRGYVFRTKLGEITIWVEDFQLLTKSLCALPEKFHGLKDIEKRYRQRYVDLMVNLEVRETFRTRSRIITLIREYLTSRDFLEFETPNLQPVYGGANARPFTTYHNFLEQTLYMRIAPELYLKRLVVGGFERVFELARNFRNEDIDTHHNPEFTMVEIYEAYRDFEDMMALTEGIISHLVHEIHGTYVIPYEDATLDFTPPWKKLSMEDAVKEYGGIDVLTHTVAELKEMARAKKIEGYEAAGNPREFLVLFFEALVEDQLVQPTFIYDFPVENSPLAKKHRSKEGFTERFELFIYGMEVANGFSELNDPLDQLERFKKQDEKRRAGDLEAQMIDYDFINALGYGMPPTGGVGLGIDRLVMLLTNKNSIKEVILFPQMKRGSELPMEHDETPEE from the coding sequence ATGGATCCAGACTCAATGCACCTGAATTTTGACCAGCAGCGGATCGAAAAACTGCAGGAGATGCGGCAGGCCGGGATTTCCTTATTTCCGCCGGAGTTCGACCGAAAAGAGACGATAACGGAGATAAAAACACGATATTCCGATATCGGGCACGAGAAGAGCGAAGGGCAGGTGACCACCGCCGGGCGCCTCTACACGGTGCGGAACCACGGAAAGACGATATTCGCCGACCTTGGTGACGAGGGAGGAAGGATCCAGCTCTATATCCGGAAGAACGACCTTGGCGACGAGAAGTTCGCCGCATTCAACAGCCTCGTGGACAGGGGGGACATTATAGGGGTCAGAGGCTATGTTTTCCGCACGAAACTCGGGGAAATAACCATCTGGGTGGAGGATTTCCAGCTGCTGACGAAGTCACTCTGCGCCCTTCCGGAGAAATTCCACGGTCTGAAGGACATCGAGAAGCGGTACCGGCAGCGCTACGTCGACCTGATGGTCAACCTCGAGGTCAGGGAGACGTTCCGGACAAGGAGTCGGATCATCACCCTGATCCGCGAATATCTCACTTCGAGGGATTTTCTCGAGTTCGAGACCCCGAACCTCCAGCCGGTGTACGGGGGGGCCAATGCCCGCCCGTTCACCACGTACCACAATTTCCTCGAGCAGACTCTCTACATGAGGATAGCCCCGGAGCTCTACCTCAAGCGGCTCGTCGTGGGAGGCTTCGAACGGGTCTTCGAACTTGCCCGGAACTTCCGGAACGAGGACATAGATACCCATCACAATCCCGAGTTTACGATGGTGGAGATCTATGAAGCGTACCGTGATTTCGAGGACATGATGGCCCTCACCGAGGGCATCATCTCTCACCTGGTCCACGAGATCCACGGCACCTACGTCATCCCTTACGAGGATGCAACCCTCGACTTCACCCCGCCCTGGAAGAAGCTCTCCATGGAGGACGCGGTAAAAGAGTACGGCGGCATCGACGTTCTCACCCATACCGTCGCCGAGCTGAAGGAGATGGCCCGGGCAAAGAAGATCGAGGGGTACGAAGCGGCAGGAAATCCGCGGGAGTTCCTGGTCCTCTTCTTCGAGGCCCTGGTCGAGGACCAGCTGGTCCAGCCCACGTTCATCTACGACTTCCCGGTGGAGAACTCACCCCTCGCCAAGAAACACCGCTCAAAGGAGGGGTTCACCGAACGTTTCGAACTCTTCATTTACGGGATGGAGGTGGCGAACGGGTTCTCGGAGCTGAATGACCCGCTCGACCAGCTGGAGCGGTTCAAAAAACAGGACGAGAAACGGAGGGCCGGGGACCTCGAAGCCCAGATGATAGACTACGACTTCATCAACGCACTGGGCTACGGGATGCCGCCCACAGGGGGAGTGGGGCTCGGCATCGACCGGCTGGTGATGCTCCTCACGAACAAGAACTCAATCAAGGAAGTGATCCTCTTCCCCCAGATGAAGAGGGGAAGCGAGCTGCCGATGGAGCACGACGAAACCCCCGAAGAATAA
- a CDS encoding DUF350 domain-containing protein encodes MMLWANAVVGIIQLIIAIILAVVALYIGFSVLNRITKGMDEAKELAKGNAAVGILIAAVFIGIAVVVQSGVSGVSLGIAKAMSVGIFSVDGLVAIGVAILQLILGIVLAIAAIYLALKILDRLTKGVEEFEELKKGNVAVALEMAGVIIAVAVIIQSGVIGITTALL; translated from the coding sequence ATGATGCTATGGGCAAATGCAGTTGTTGGAATTATCCAGCTGATCATCGCCATCATACTGGCGGTTGTCGCACTCTACATAGGATTCTCCGTCCTGAATAGAATCACAAAAGGGATGGATGAGGCAAAAGAACTTGCAAAGGGGAACGCGGCAGTAGGGATCCTGATTGCGGCGGTCTTTATCGGGATCGCGGTCGTAGTCCAGTCGGGAGTCTCCGGTGTCTCTCTCGGCATCGCCAAGGCCATGTCGGTCGGGATCTTCTCTGTCGACGGCCTGGTAGCCATCGGGGTCGCGATCCTGCAGTTGATCCTCGGGATCGTGCTCGCAATCGCGGCCATCTACCTTGCCCTTAAAATCCTCGACCGCCTCACCAAGGGTGTGGAAGAGTTCGAGGAGTTAAAGAAGGGAAATGTTGCAGTCGCCCTCGAGATGGCCGGTGTCATCATCGCCGTTGCGGTGATCATCCAGTCCGGGGTCATCGGGATTACCACAGCGCTGCTGTGA
- a CDS encoding PKD domain-containing protein: MRLSHSSLMLMAFILLCALPCAGLASDGADVQFTKLPLSFIENQGQKDPAVLFHVEATDRSIYFTPDGVIFASPGQDDVPVVISMAVLGYQADCTVEGINPLPGKANFFVGNDPESWITDVPTYAGVAYREIVPGVDLLFGGTEGTLKREFILSPGFDPEGLVLQYQGQVTITKEADGSLSVVIPGGSLNEAAPVCYQVIGGEQKNIACSYRILGDGLVGFTVGPYNPNYALVIDPVLDYSTYYGGTNEDRGLAVAVDGAGSAYVTGFTKSTNIPLPYQAVVQELPGGSSDAFVVKLSPDGTMLDWATYLGGSGEDQGHGIAVDAGGNATLTGYTLSCNFPILNPYQSVMYSCCCAPDAFVTKIYANGSALAYSTFLGGNGTDVGQAVVLNGTGSAIVTGYTTSLDFPNVTPFQQNLSGGSDVFVTNVFYDGSGDASLAFSTYLGGAGNDQGNAIALDTGGNIFLTGYTKSQFFPTMNAYRQNLSGVQDAFVTKMDPTASTLIYSTYLGGLGAESGNGIGVDSTGLALVAGDTQSSNFPATPNAFQKLRKGIQDGFLTRMNLAGSGLNFSTYIGGSDLDSVAGIVVDPNDRAFITGYTDSMDYPVMDAFYPTRTGFVSDAFVTRFNQNGSALVFSTYMGGKYYDQGTGIARDAGANVTITGWTDSGNFPVVNAYQATNAGTFDVFIARIASLPPVANFTGTPLKGFAPLLVQFNDTSTGGPTSWAWVFGDGNTSTIQNPTNLYGAEGNYTVNLTVANVDGSNTTSKFEYIHVAPPLIVNFSANVTNGTIPLTVNFTDYTDYTNQTPPFSWNWSFGDGGYNNTAQNTTYTYTGVGLFNVSLNVTTDDGSNTSTRYQYILAGDVPIANFTGSPLLGIAPLNVTFQDLSISFPPGLNWSWDFGDGTILNVTNGSNVTHTYPTFGNFTVNLTIENIYGINTTSKTDYVRVGALPVANFTADLTSGVVVNTTFNFTDMSTGPELQNWTWNFGDGNITTYTNNATFPHIYLIPGNFTVSLTVTNPFGSDTETKQRYITVYGVPLLSDLVFDPGNYTIPTNSTTSGRLVLLTAENGISGYNVTVFFDDPNAANFVALSPPAWAVPNFTQNSSIPAQMFWLRVVDINNVITPGATNVELARFNITGITPMNTYLNVTATQMDTDTGDVQLTDPVPAPATVVALLNIPGQANPPTDPFYDGVYWDLNGDGQISFLDVILYFNNMDWIEDNEPIVFFDYNHNGHIDFNDLILLFNMV; the protein is encoded by the coding sequence ATGAGACTTTCACATTCATCCCTTATGCTGATGGCATTCATCCTGCTCTGTGCCCTGCCCTGTGCGGGGCTTGCATCCGACGGAGCGGACGTTCAGTTCACGAAACTCCCCCTGAGTTTCATCGAAAACCAGGGCCAGAAAGATCCTGCGGTGCTTTTCCACGTGGAAGCGACGGACAGGAGCATATATTTCACTCCTGACGGAGTGATCTTCGCGTCTCCCGGGCAGGACGATGTTCCGGTCGTGATATCGATGGCGGTCCTTGGCTACCAGGCCGACTGCACCGTGGAAGGTATCAACCCTCTCCCGGGAAAAGCGAACTTCTTCGTAGGGAACGATCCGGAATCCTGGATTACGGACGTCCCGACCTATGCCGGTGTAGCCTATCGTGAGATCGTCCCCGGGGTGGACCTTTTGTTCGGCGGGACGGAGGGGACCTTGAAGCGTGAGTTCATCCTCTCGCCTGGTTTTGACCCTGAGGGACTGGTGCTCCAGTACCAGGGTCAGGTGACGATCACGAAGGAGGCGGACGGAAGCCTCAGTGTCGTCATCCCCGGCGGGTCGCTGAATGAAGCGGCCCCGGTGTGTTACCAGGTAATCGGCGGAGAACAGAAGAATATCGCCTGCTCATACCGGATACTCGGGGACGGACTTGTAGGATTCACGGTCGGGCCCTACAACCCGAACTATGCCCTGGTGATCGACCCGGTACTCGACTATTCCACCTATTATGGAGGCACGAATGAGGACAGGGGGCTCGCGGTGGCGGTCGATGGAGCTGGTAGTGCCTACGTGACAGGGTTTACGAAGTCTACCAATATTCCACTCCCCTACCAGGCGGTAGTGCAGGAACTTCCGGGTGGAAGTTCGGATGCGTTCGTGGTGAAGCTCTCCCCCGACGGCACCATGCTGGACTGGGCAACCTACCTGGGAGGCAGCGGTGAAGACCAGGGACATGGAATTGCAGTCGATGCCGGGGGGAATGCGACGCTCACCGGATATACCCTTTCATGTAACTTCCCCATCCTGAACCCCTACCAGAGCGTCATGTACAGCTGTTGTTGCGCTCCCGATGCATTCGTCACAAAGATCTATGCCAACGGGTCTGCACTTGCATATTCGACGTTCCTGGGAGGGAACGGTACCGATGTAGGCCAGGCCGTGGTATTGAACGGAACCGGTAGCGCGATCGTCACCGGTTACACAACATCCCTGGACTTCCCCAACGTCACGCCCTTCCAGCAGAACCTTTCCGGCGGGTCCGACGTATTCGTCACGAATGTGTTCTACGACGGCAGCGGTGACGCCTCGCTCGCATTCTCCACGTACCTCGGTGGGGCCGGGAACGACCAGGGGAATGCCATTGCACTCGATACCGGGGGCAATATCTTCCTCACCGGGTACACCAAGTCCCAGTTCTTCCCCACGATGAATGCTTACCGGCAGAACCTCTCCGGGGTGCAGGACGCGTTCGTGACCAAGATGGACCCCACGGCGAGCACCCTGATCTATTCCACCTATCTGGGGGGCCTCGGAGCAGAATCGGGGAACGGGATCGGGGTAGACTCCACGGGGCTGGCGCTTGTGGCCGGGGACACTCAGTCGAGTAACTTCCCTGCGACACCGAACGCGTTCCAGAAACTCCGCAAAGGTATCCAGGACGGGTTCCTTACCAGGATGAACCTCGCGGGGAGCGGGCTGAACTTCTCCACCTATATCGGGGGAAGTGACCTCGATTCCGTGGCAGGGATCGTGGTCGACCCCAACGACCGGGCCTTCATTACAGGATATACCGACTCGATGGACTACCCGGTGATGGACGCGTTCTATCCTACAAGGACAGGGTTCGTCTCCGATGCGTTCGTGACACGGTTCAACCAGAACGGCTCGGCCCTGGTATTCTCAACTTACATGGGCGGGAAATACTACGACCAGGGTACTGGTATTGCGCGTGACGCGGGTGCCAACGTCACCATCACCGGCTGGACGGATTCCGGGAACTTCCCTGTGGTGAATGCCTACCAGGCGACGAATGCAGGGACATTCGATGTCTTCATCGCCCGGATAGCCTCCCTGCCGCCGGTTGCGAACTTCACCGGCACCCCGCTCAAAGGGTTCGCCCCGCTCCTCGTGCAGTTCAATGACACCTCTACCGGAGGACCGACCTCCTGGGCATGGGTCTTCGGCGACGGGAACACCTCCACCATCCAGAACCCCACCAACCTGTATGGGGCTGAAGGTAACTACACGGTAAACCTCACCGTAGCCAACGTGGACGGCAGCAACACCACCTCGAAGTTCGAGTACATCCATGTCGCACCGCCGCTGATTGTGAACTTCTCCGCAAACGTCACCAACGGGACCATACCGCTCACGGTAAACTTCACCGACTACACGGACTACACCAACCAGACCCCGCCGTTCTCGTGGAACTGGTCATTCGGGGACGGAGGATACAATAATACCGCCCAGAATACGACGTACACCTATACAGGGGTGGGATTATTCAACGTAAGCCTGAACGTCACCACCGACGACGGGAGCAACACCAGCACCAGATACCAGTATATCCTGGCCGGCGACGTCCCGATCGCGAACTTCACCGGAAGCCCGCTGCTCGGGATCGCCCCGCTCAACGTGACTTTCCAGGACCTTTCGATCTCCTTCCCGCCGGGCCTCAACTGGTCCTGGGACTTCGGTGACGGAACGATCCTGAACGTGACCAACGGGTCGAACGTGACCCACACCTACCCGACGTTCGGGAACTTCACGGTGAACCTGACCATAGAGAACATCTATGGTATCAACACCACGTCAAAGACCGACTACGTCAGGGTGGGGGCCCTCCCGGTGGCAAACTTCACTGCGGACCTCACCAGCGGGGTGGTCGTGAATACGACGTTCAATTTCACCGACATGTCAACCGGTCCGGAACTGCAGAACTGGACCTGGAACTTCGGTGACGGGAATATCACCACGTACACCAACAATGCCACGTTCCCGCACATCTACCTCATTCCGGGTAACTTTACCGTCTCTCTTACGGTGACCAACCCGTTCGGAAGCGATACGGAAACAAAGCAGCGGTATATTACGGTATACGGCGTGCCGCTCCTGAGCGACCTCGTATTCGATCCCGGCAATTATACCATCCCCACCAACTCGACCACCTCGGGAAGACTGGTGCTGTTGACGGCGGAGAACGGCATATCGGGCTATAACGTGACGGTGTTCTTCGATGACCCCAATGCGGCCAATTTCGTGGCTTTGAGCCCTCCGGCATGGGCGGTGCCGAACTTCACCCAGAACAGCAGTATTCCCGCACAGATGTTCTGGCTGCGCGTGGTGGACATCAACAACGTGATCACCCCGGGAGCGACCAACGTCGAACTGGCCAGGTTTAACATCACGGGGATCACCCCGATGAACACCTACCTCAACGTCACCGCGACACAGATGGACACGGACACCGGGGATGTCCAGCTGACCGACCCGGTGCCGGCACCTGCCACGGTGGTTGCGTTGCTCAACATCCCCGGACAGGCCAACCCACCCACCGATCCCTTCTATGACGGGGTCTATTGGGACCTGAACGGGGACGGTCAGATATCATTCCTGGATGTCATCCTGTACTTCAACAACATGGACTGGATCGAGGACAACGAACCGATTGTATTCTTTGACTACAACCACAACGGGCATATCGACTTCAACGACCTGATACTGCTCTTCAATATGGTGTGA